One genomic window of uncultured delta proteobacterium includes the following:
- a CDS encoding conserved hypothetical protein (Evidence 4 : Homologs of previously reported genes of unknown function): MSQSPQNRDDRAAGTPPKTNAPQARRASFRDKKITVTLSLPKAVFGVFFSLFVLIWVFIFGVMLGRGHNPEDVVPELAKVMPTPAAPAAPANTPADATINDVLTSQDLKYHDTLKSKDPVEKPRPPAPVQQAAPPQPAAPAKPQTPPPVAPKPAQQTPAPKPAPALQKEDQDKTVYNYVYQVAAFNNSAAAQAMQKKLQDGGVASRITQTESGGTVWYRLLVSFKGKPEETRELRAKLAPYGISTIILRGKTPAK, encoded by the coding sequence ATGTCACAATCGCCACAGAACAGGGATGACCGCGCGGCGGGGACGCCGCCCAAAACGAACGCCCCCCAGGCAAGGCGCGCCTCTTTCCGCGACAAAAAAATCACCGTGACGCTCAGCCTGCCCAAGGCTGTTTTTGGCGTCTTCTTTTCACTGTTCGTTCTCATATGGGTCTTTATCTTCGGCGTGATGCTCGGGCGCGGCCATAACCCGGAAGACGTCGTGCCGGAACTGGCCAAGGTGATGCCCACGCCCGCCGCGCCGGCCGCTCCCGCGAACACTCCGGCTGATGCAACTATAAACGACGTTCTCACGTCGCAGGATCTTAAATACCACGATACCCTTAAGAGCAAGGACCCGGTGGAAAAACCGCGGCCCCCGGCTCCGGTCCAGCAGGCGGCCCCGCCGCAACCGGCGGCTCCGGCAAAACCCCAGACGCCGCCCCCCGTTGCCCCGAAACCGGCGCAGCAGACACCCGCCCCCAAACCGGCTCCGGCTTTGCAAAAAGAGGACCAGGACAAAACCGTCTATAATTACGTCTACCAGGTGGCCGCATTTAATAATTCAGCCGCGGCCCAAGCCATGCAAAAAAAGTTACAGGATGGCGGGGTGGCCTCGCGGATAACGCAGACGGAATCGGGCGGCACGGTCTGGTACAGGTTGCTGGTTTCGTTCAAGGGCAAGCCCGAGGAAACGCGTGAACTGAGAGCCAAACTGGCTCCATACGGTATCTCGACCATCATTTTGCGCGGGAAAACCCCAGCAAAATAG
- a CDS encoding putative ABC transporter permease protein HI_1086 (Evidence 3 : Function proposed based on presence of conserved amino acid motif, structural feature or limited homology), producing MNDATQHKTITGPVTALGGLAIRFLSELGAVFLFMLDGLRYILLGTKQAVKIFRQTYIIGARSLFLIALIGGFTGMVLGLQGYYTLIKFGSEGMLGAVVALALIMELGPVLTAIMITGRAGSAMAAEIGVMRITDQVDALSVMDINPMGYLVSPRIAAAIISFPLLTALFDVIGILGGYATGVLMLGINHGVYFDKIELSVTWPDVYGGFIKSLTFGLLVAVISCYQGYFAHTRRDAVGPEAVSNATTDAVVYSCVLILIADYVLTSFLL from the coding sequence ATGAACGATGCGACACAACACAAGACAATCACCGGTCCCGTCACCGCGCTGGGGGGGCTTGCCATTCGCTTTCTTTCCGAGCTTGGCGCCGTCTTTCTGTTCATGCTCGACGGGCTGCGGTACATTCTCCTCGGGACGAAACAGGCCGTCAAAATATTCCGCCAGACATATATTATCGGCGCCCGGTCGTTGTTTCTCATTGCCCTTATCGGCGGCTTCACCGGGATGGTCCTCGGCCTGCAAGGCTACTACACCCTGATAAAATTCGGCTCCGAGGGCATGCTCGGCGCGGTTGTGGCCCTGGCCCTCATCATGGAGCTCGGCCCCGTGCTGACAGCCATCATGATAACCGGGCGGGCGGGTTCCGCCATGGCCGCCGAAATCGGCGTCATGCGGATAACCGACCAGGTGGACGCGTTGTCCGTCATGGATATCAACCCCATGGGGTATCTGGTTTCCCCGCGCATTGCGGCGGCGATCATTTCCTTCCCGCTCCTGACCGCCCTTTTTGACGTTATTGGCATCCTCGGCGGGTATGCGACCGGTGTCCTCATGCTGGGCATCAACCACGGGGTGTATTTCGACAAAATCGAACTGAGCGTAACCTGGCCCGACGTTTACGGCGGCTTTATCAAATCCCTTACGTTCGGTCTCCTGGTCGCGGTCATCAGCTGCTACCAAGGCTACTTCGCCCATACGCGCCGCGATGCCGTGGGGCCGGAAGCCGTGAGCAACGCCACGACGGACGCCGTTGTGTACTCCTGCGTGCTCATCCTGATCGCGGACTACGTGCTGACATCTTTCCTGCTGTAG
- the yrbF gene encoding toluene transporter subunit: ATP-binding component of ABC superfamily (Evidence 2b : Function of strongly homologous gene; PubMedId : 9658016; Product type t : transporter), producing MGAWDIQLQNLRLGYGNTVVLDDINATLPGGRISVILGGSGGGKSTLLRHIIGLARPMSGKILLGGKDIFALSDKEFRRLRRRMGVLFQDGALLGSLTLAENVGLPLREHTNLTASDIRDLVLHKLSLVGLEKFPEYHPGQLSGGMRKRAGLARALVTDPPILFCDEPTSGLDPINAAQMDALLLSMKKQYPEMTIVVVSHDLASLHTIADHVLVLHNGGVAFNGSPADLTATADPYLRRFLDRKPEEDIETAPADLALAPKVRAALDAWLGR from the coding sequence ATGGGCGCTTGGGACATACAACTGCAAAACCTCCGCCTGGGCTACGGCAACACCGTGGTTCTGGACGATATCAACGCAACGCTCCCCGGCGGGCGCATCAGCGTTATCCTGGGCGGCTCGGGCGGCGGCAAATCCACCCTGCTGCGCCACATCATCGGCCTGGCCCGGCCCATGAGCGGCAAAATCCTGCTGGGCGGGAAAGATATTTTTGCGCTGTCCGATAAAGAATTCCGCCGCCTGCGCCGCCGGATGGGCGTCCTTTTTCAGGACGGCGCGCTGCTCGGCTCCCTGACGCTGGCGGAAAACGTCGGGCTTCCCCTGCGCGAGCATACGAACCTGACGGCATCCGATATCCGGGATCTTGTATTGCACAAGCTGTCCCTTGTCGGGCTGGAAAAATTCCCGGAATACCACCCCGGCCAGCTTTCCGGCGGCATGCGCAAACGCGCGGGCCTGGCCCGCGCCCTGGTCACCGATCCGCCCATCCTTTTCTGCGACGAACCGACGTCGGGCCTGGACCCCATCAACGCGGCGCAAATGGACGCACTGCTCCTTTCGATGAAGAAGCAGTACCCGGAAATGACCATCGTGGTCGTCAGCCACGACCTTGCCAGTTTACACACCATTGCCGACCATGTGCTCGTGCTGCACAACGGCGGCGTGGCGTTCAACGGTTCCCCCGCGGATCTGACGGCGACGGCGGACCCGTATTTACGCAGGTTTCTTGACAGGAAACCCGAAGAAGACATAGAAACCGCACCGGCCGATCTGGCCCTGGCCCCGAAAGTCAGAGCCGCGCTTGATGCCTGGCTCGGGCGTTGA
- a CDS encoding conserved hypothetical protein (Evidence 4 : Homologs of previously reported genes of unknown function), whose translation MKGYVMYAKKYSMEFLVGIFVLLGLLCVAYLTIQLGKMEIFSNNGYTLAAKFSSTTGLRSGANVEIAGVTVGRVVKIELDPEYNSVVHLRIRNGVKLSEDSGASIKTSGLIGDRYVSLTPGGLSDYLGDGDELTETHAPVDIEELISKYVFGGVK comes from the coding sequence TTGAAAGGATACGTCATGTACGCAAAAAAATACTCCATGGAATTCCTCGTCGGCATTTTTGTGCTGCTCGGCCTTTTGTGCGTGGCCTATCTCACAATCCAGCTCGGCAAGATGGAGATTTTCTCCAACAACGGGTATACCCTGGCCGCCAAATTTTCTTCCACCACCGGGCTCAGATCCGGAGCGAACGTTGAAATCGCCGGGGTGACCGTCGGCCGGGTGGTAAAAATCGAACTTGATCCGGAGTACAATTCCGTGGTGCACCTGCGCATCCGCAACGGCGTGAAACTGTCGGAAGATTCCGGGGCGTCCATAAAGACCAGCGGGCTTATCGGCGACAGGTATGTCAGCCTGACGCCCGGCGGCCTTTCGGACTACCTCGGCGATGGGGACGAGCTGACGGAAACGCATGCTCCTGTGGATATTGAAGAACTTATCAGCAAATATGTTTTCGGGGGTGTAAAATGA
- a CDS encoding Toluene tolerance, Ttg2 family protein translates to MIRRAAFFAALFLFVVAAAPAAFGAKSATDTIRQTVDNVLNIIKKPEMHDPAKKTALLKDVEEQIKTIFDFGEFSARTVGPKWRTFTPDQQRRFEDAFASLLRATYIEKLEGYSGEKVNFTGEIVSTKGDKVEVQSSIQMKDNKVIPVSYRLLDKNGLWKVYDVRIENVSLIENYRGQFKDLLLKGSAEDLIKQVEEKARTTKNENNTVKR, encoded by the coding sequence ATGATCCGCCGCGCAGCTTTTTTTGCCGCTCTTTTTCTTTTTGTCGTCGCCGCCGCACCGGCCGCTTTCGGCGCGAAAAGCGCCACCGATACGATCCGCCAGACGGTGGATAACGTCCTGAACATTATAAAAAAGCCGGAAATGCATGACCCCGCGAAAAAAACGGCCCTGCTCAAAGACGTTGAAGAACAGATAAAAACCATTTTCGACTTCGGGGAGTTTTCCGCGCGGACCGTGGGCCCCAAGTGGCGGACCTTCACGCCCGACCAGCAGCGCAGATTCGAAGACGCCTTCGCCTCGCTTTTGCGGGCCACGTATATTGAAAAACTGGAAGGCTACAGCGGGGAAAAGGTCAACTTTACCGGTGAAATAGTTAGTACCAAGGGCGACAAGGTCGAAGTGCAGTCCTCCATCCAGATGAAGGACAACAAGGTCATTCCCGTTTCCTATCGCCTGCTTGACAAAAACGGTCTATGGAAGGTGTACGACGTCCGGATCGAAAACGTCAGCCTGATAGAAAACTATCGCGGCCAGTTCAAGGATCTTCTGCTCAAGGGCAGTGCCGAAGACCTGATTAAACAGGTTGAGGAAAAAGCCCGGACGACCAAGAACGAAAACAATACGGTAAAACGATGA
- a CDS encoding VacJ family lipoprotein has translation MKSFLLLCCLLLLTGVAGCSSHTGVGAFDSTDHASIATSLDDDDAYLEEAYATQLIPDPLEGWNRAMYVLNDGIITYVARPVNTAYTAVTPRSFRDGFNHFFTNLLFPVRFLNNLLQGKGYAAGQEFGKFVINTTAGLGGFIDYTGLNHPELAKLDSEDFGQTLGVWGVGEGLYLYWPFIGPSNARDTVGKIGDWAADPATWVPPWWAPWAIKGFRTVNELEGILDFYDDFTGSALEPYTAIRDAFTQYRRAKIAK, from the coding sequence ATGAAATCTTTTCTGCTTTTGTGTTGCCTCCTGTTGCTGACAGGGGTTGCCGGATGCTCCTCGCACACCGGCGTCGGTGCGTTTGATTCCACAGACCACGCCTCCATTGCGACGTCCCTGGACGACGACGACGCGTACCTGGAAGAAGCCTACGCCACCCAATTGATTCCCGACCCGCTCGAGGGCTGGAACAGGGCCATGTACGTGCTCAACGACGGCATCATTACCTATGTCGCCAGGCCCGTGAACACGGCCTATACGGCCGTGACCCCACGGTCGTTCCGGGACGGGTTCAACCACTTTTTCACCAACCTGCTCTTCCCGGTCCGGTTCCTGAATAACCTGCTGCAGGGCAAGGGGTACGCCGCCGGGCAGGAGTTCGGCAAATTCGTCATCAACACCACCGCGGGCCTCGGCGGGTTTATCGACTATACCGGCCTCAACCACCCCGAGCTGGCCAAACTCGACAGCGAGGACTTCGGCCAGACGCTCGGCGTCTGGGGAGTCGGGGAAGGCCTGTATCTTTACTGGCCCTTCATCGGCCCCAGCAACGCGCGCGACACGGTCGGCAAGATCGGCGACTGGGCGGCGGACCCCGCCACCTGGGTCCCGCCATGGTGGGCCCCCTGGGCCATAAAGGGTTTCAGAACCGTCAACGAACTTGAGGGCATTCTTGATTTCTACGATGACTTCACCGGCTCCGCCCTTGAGCCGTACACGGCGATTCGCGATGCGTTTACCCAGTACAGGCGAGCCAAAATAGCAAAGTAA
- the ndk gene encoding multifunctional nucleoside diphosphate kinase and apyrimidinic endonuclease and 3'-phosphodiesterase (Evidence 2a : Function of homologous gene experimentally demonstrated in an other organism; PubMedId : 1323446, 14585934, 15096615, 1657712, 7730286; Product type e : enzyme), giving the protein MKERTLSIIKPDAVARNLIGEIFAMIEKAGLRVVGMKRIRMAKKDAEGFYAVHKDKSFFNELTGFMASGPVVVAVLEGENAIAAYRDLMGATNPANAAEGTIRKRYAKSIDANSVHGSDSPETAREEIAYFFSALEIVE; this is encoded by the coding sequence ATGAAAGAACGCACCTTGTCCATCATCAAGCCGGATGCCGTCGCGCGGAATCTTATCGGCGAAATTTTCGCCATGATCGAAAAGGCCGGGCTGCGCGTCGTGGGCATGAAGCGCATCCGCATGGCAAAAAAAGACGCGGAAGGCTTTTACGCCGTGCACAAAGACAAGTCTTTTTTCAACGAGCTGACGGGCTTCATGGCGTCCGGCCCCGTGGTCGTGGCCGTGCTGGAAGGGGAAAACGCCATTGCGGCGTACCGCGACCTCATGGGCGCGACCAACCCCGCCAACGCGGCGGAAGGCACCATCCGCAAACGCTACGCCAAAAGCATCGACGCCAACTCCGTGCACGGGTCCGATTCTCCGGAAACGGCCCGCGAGGAGATCGCGTATTTCTTCAGCGCCTTGGAGATAGTCGAATAG
- a CDS encoding Magnesium transporter: MVENRTTETEREAAAIADHASGSPTPPENAENASAAQPESIDHILEGLDYSHPADIAHLLETLPLQTQVEVLLAIDPDVAAEALTELDEHDRVGILESMTPEIGGEFLASMSPDDAADVLDELEEEHRDELLSSLNTKDAAEIRTLMAYDPETAGGVMNTEVFALEQRLTVDQAIAKMRAGIEDTEVPYYAYIVDDDHKLVGVLSLRDLMLARPGTFLADRMAGKNVISVTADTDEEEVARVMSHYNFMALPVVDDNGIFLGAVTHDDVMDILQETASEDMLGMVGAGQDESVDTPWKDSVRMRLPWLLLNMLNSALSAGVVFFFDGTIEQMAILAVFMPMVANQAGNTGQQALAVMIRQLATEGFERKKALHAVWREGKISIVNGVIIGVIVWLAVFLFTGSPAIPSVMVAALLADMILGALAGASIPLCLKWLGRDPAQASSIFLTAITDGAGFFFFLSLATMFLLA, from the coding sequence ATGGTGGAAAACCGGACTACAGAAACAGAGCGCGAAGCCGCTGCGATCGCCGACCATGCGTCCGGTTCCCCCACCCCTCCGGAAAATGCGGAAAACGCGTCCGCCGCTCAGCCGGAATCCATAGACCATATTCTTGAAGGGCTTGATTATTCGCACCCCGCGGACATCGCCCATCTTCTTGAAACCCTTCCCCTGCAAACCCAGGTCGAGGTTCTGCTCGCCATTGATCCGGACGTCGCCGCCGAAGCCCTGACCGAGCTTGACGAGCACGACCGGGTGGGCATCCTGGAAAGCATGACGCCGGAGATCGGCGGCGAGTTTTTGGCCTCCATGTCGCCGGACGACGCCGCCGACGTGTTGGACGAGCTCGAAGAGGAACATCGGGACGAGCTGCTCTCCAGCCTGAATACCAAAGACGCGGCCGAAATCCGGACGCTCATGGCGTATGACCCGGAAACCGCCGGCGGCGTCATGAACACCGAGGTCTTTGCTCTGGAGCAGCGCCTCACGGTGGACCAGGCCATCGCCAAGATGCGGGCCGGGATCGAAGATACGGAAGTTCCCTACTACGCGTATATCGTGGATGACGATCACAAGCTTGTGGGCGTGCTGTCCTTGCGCGACCTCATGCTCGCGCGGCCGGGCACCTTCCTGGCAGACCGCATGGCCGGGAAAAACGTGATTTCCGTCACCGCCGATACGGACGAGGAAGAAGTCGCCCGTGTGATGAGCCATTACAACTTCATGGCCCTGCCCGTCGTGGACGATAACGGGATCTTTCTCGGCGCCGTCACCCACGACGACGTGATGGACATTCTGCAGGAAACCGCCAGCGAAGACATGCTCGGCATGGTGGGCGCCGGCCAGGACGAGAGCGTTGACACGCCCTGGAAGGATTCCGTCCGCATGCGGCTTCCCTGGCTGCTTCTGAACATGCTGAATTCCGCCCTGTCGGCGGGCGTCGTGTTCTTTTTTGACGGCACCATCGAACAGATGGCGATTTTGGCGGTTTTCATGCCCATGGTGGCGAACCAGGCCGGAAATACCGGCCAACAGGCCCTTGCCGTGATGATCCGCCAACTGGCGACCGAGGGCTTTGAGCGGAAAAAGGCCCTGCACGCCGTGTGGCGCGAAGGCAAGATCAGCATCGTCAACGGCGTCATCATCGGCGTTATCGTCTGGCTGGCCGTGTTCCTTTTTACCGGTTCCCCGGCCATTCCCTCGGTTATGGTGGCCGCGCTTCTTGCGGACATGATTCTCGGCGCGCTCGCGGGCGCGTCCATTCCTCTTTGCCTCAAGTGGCTCGGGCGCGACCCGGCCCAGGCCTCGAGCATCTTCCTCACCGCCATCACCGACGGCGCGGGCTTTTTCTTCTTCCTCAGTCTCGCGACGATGTTCTTACTGGCATAG
- the nadC gene encoding putative nicotinate-nucleotide pyrophosphorylase (carboxylating) (Evidence 3 : Function proposed based on presence of conserved amino acid motif, structural feature or limited homology): MPTESSDPADPFESFFDGPARRYLFDAIALAFREDGPDLTSSAVFSPEETLDAEIIAKADLVVAGLPLLPIILQEALPEMESTACTWECHARDGDKVCAGTLLATIHGGARRILKAERVILNFLCHLSGIATLTAEYVDMLAGTGITLLDTRKTLPGLRYPEKYAVLMGGAKNHRKNLAEVLMLKDNHNDMAGSITRAVAKLREAYSPCPPIEVECRNEAEVREAVACDVDWIMFDNMTPAQITQALTLVPRHIATEVSGGVTRDNIGDLAAAGRAGLTYISVGRLTHSAPYADCSMRIVKRT; encoded by the coding sequence ATGCCAACCGAATCCAGCGACCCAGCAGACCCTTTCGAGAGTTTCTTTGACGGCCCCGCCCGCCGCTACCTTTTCGACGCCATTGCCCTCGCTTTTCGCGAAGACGGCCCGGACCTGACCTCCAGTGCAGTGTTTTCCCCCGAAGAAACCCTTGATGCGGAAATCATCGCCAAGGCGGATCTCGTCGTCGCGGGGCTGCCCCTTCTTCCCATCATTCTGCAGGAAGCCCTGCCGGAGATGGAAAGCACCGCCTGCACCTGGGAATGCCACGCCCGCGACGGCGACAAGGTATGCGCGGGAACGCTCCTTGCCACCATCCACGGCGGGGCGCGCAGGATTCTGAAAGCCGAACGGGTCATTCTGAATTTTCTCTGCCACCTTTCCGGCATCGCGACCCTGACGGCAGAGTATGTGGACATGCTTGCAGGCACGGGCATTACCCTGCTCGATACCCGCAAGACCCTGCCCGGGCTCCGCTACCCGGAAAAATACGCGGTTCTCATGGGCGGCGCCAAAAACCACCGCAAAAACCTGGCTGAAGTCCTGATGCTTAAAGACAACCATAACGACATGGCCGGCTCCATAACTCGGGCCGTTGCCAAACTGCGCGAAGCGTATTCCCCCTGCCCTCCCATCGAGGTCGAATGCAGGAACGAAGCGGAAGTGCGCGAAGCGGTCGCCTGCGACGTTGACTGGATCATGTTCGACAACATGACCCCGGCCCAGATAACGCAAGCGCTGACCCTGGTGCCCCGGCACATCGCAACGGAAGTGAGCGGCGGCGTGACCCGGGACAACATCGGCGATCTTGCGGCCGCAGGCAGGGCCGGTCTGACCTATATTTCCGTCGGCCGCCTGACCCACTCCGCCCCGTATGCGGATTGCAGCATGCGCATAGTAAAAAGGACCTAA
- the nadA gene encoding Quinolinate synthase A, which translates to MLPNLDPAAVAARIEELRKQLGARVTILGHHYQDDTVIKHVDIRGDSLELARKVEDIASEHIVFCGVYFMAESAALLARPGQKVHLPEMSANCVMAQMAPADLVEAVLKKCNATRKVIPLTYVNSSVAVKGVTGKFGGAVCTSANATKMMEWALKQGDAVLFLPDKNLGWNTADLLGLPEDSRHMLSIRKRAAEMDMGAVNVARLILWPGCCAIHARFNVQQVESRRKENPGCRVVVHPESSPAVVAKADAAGSTSFIIKYVAAAKPGETIVIGTEINLVERLAEQYKETVKIVPLLESECSHMDRTKPLNLQTALESIADPANPAWPSCVVTVDPGIAANAKLCLDRMLKEMQ; encoded by the coding sequence ATGCTTCCCAATCTTGACCCGGCCGCCGTGGCCGCGCGTATCGAGGAACTCCGTAAACAACTGGGGGCCCGCGTCACCATCCTCGGGCATCACTACCAGGACGACACCGTCATCAAACATGTGGACATCCGGGGCGACTCCCTTGAACTCGCCCGCAAGGTCGAGGATATCGCGTCCGAGCACATCGTATTCTGCGGCGTGTACTTTATGGCGGAATCCGCCGCGCTTCTCGCCCGGCCGGGCCAGAAGGTCCATCTCCCGGAAATGAGCGCGAACTGCGTCATGGCCCAGATGGCCCCGGCGGACCTGGTGGAAGCCGTGCTCAAAAAATGCAACGCGACCCGCAAAGTCATTCCCCTGACCTACGTCAACTCTTCGGTCGCGGTAAAAGGCGTTACCGGCAAGTTCGGCGGCGCGGTCTGCACCTCGGCCAACGCGACGAAAATGATGGAATGGGCCCTCAAGCAGGGCGACGCCGTTCTCTTTCTGCCGGACAAAAACCTGGGCTGGAACACGGCGGATCTTCTCGGCCTGCCGGAAGACAGCCGCCACATGCTCTCCATCCGCAAACGCGCGGCCGAGATGGATATGGGCGCCGTCAATGTGGCCCGGCTCATTCTGTGGCCGGGGTGCTGCGCCATCCATGCCCGGTTCAATGTGCAGCAGGTCGAAAGCCGCCGCAAGGAAAATCCCGGCTGCCGCGTGGTGGTGCACCCGGAATCGTCCCCGGCCGTGGTGGCCAAGGCCGACGCCGCCGGGTCCACCTCCTTCATCATCAAGTACGTGGCGGCCGCCAAACCGGGCGAGACCATCGTCATCGGCACCGAAATAAACCTGGTCGAGCGCCTTGCCGAGCAGTACAAGGAAACGGTAAAAATCGTGCCGCTCCTGGAGAGCGAATGCTCGCACATGGACCGCACAAAGCCCCTCAACCTGCAGACGGCGCTGGAATCCATCGCGGACCCCGCCAATCCCGCCTGGCCCTCCTGCGTCGTCACGGTGGACCCGGGCATTGCCGCCAACGCCAAATTGTGCCTTGACCGCATGCTCAAGGAAATGCAATGA
- the guaB gene encoding IMP dehydrogenase (Evidence 2a : Function of homologous gene experimentally demonstrated in an other organism; PubMedId : 2860637, 2998937, 2904262, 9298646, 9600841, 9629924; Product type e : enzyme) — translation MSISFPKALTFDDILLLPAYSEVTPDKIEVSTYLTPSIKLTIPLLSAAMDTVTESEMAISMARNGGVGVIHKNMSIVDQKLEVEKVKKSESGMITSPVTISPNSTVADALRLMGEFRVSGLPVVRGEKLVGILTNRDVRFVKDLDTTLVKEVMTSRRLVTVPVGTTLEDAKEHLHANRIEKLLVVDDNKRLAGLITMKDIEKIKKYPDSCKDDSGRLRVGGAIGIGADCLPRAEALLEAGVDFLVLDSAHGHSKNVLDGIREVRASFPNCQLIAGNIATYEGAKAILDAGADTVKVGIGPGSICTTRIVAGIGVPQVTAVIEASRAAREKDRCLVADGGIKYSGDVVKALAMGAHSVMIGSLFAGSEESPGETILYQGRTYKIYRGMGSIDAMKEGSSDRYFQEKSKKFVPEGIVGRVPYKGPVSDSLYQLIGGLRSGMGYVGAPDLKALRENVQAVQISSAGLRESHVHDVIITKEAPNYRVE, via the coding sequence ATGAGTATTTCTTTCCCCAAGGCCCTGACCTTCGACGATATCTTGCTATTACCGGCCTATTCCGAAGTCACGCCCGACAAAATTGAAGTAAGCACCTACCTGACTCCCTCCATCAAGCTCACTATCCCCCTGCTCTCGGCCGCCATGGACACCGTGACCGAATCGGAAATGGCGATCTCCATGGCCCGCAACGGCGGCGTCGGCGTCATCCACAAAAACATGAGCATTGTGGACCAGAAGCTGGAAGTGGAAAAGGTCAAAAAGTCCGAAAGCGGCATGATCACCTCCCCGGTCACCATCTCCCCCAACAGCACGGTTGCCGACGCGCTGAGGCTCATGGGCGAGTTCCGCGTTTCCGGCCTGCCGGTCGTGCGCGGCGAAAAACTGGTCGGCATCCTGACCAACCGGGACGTGCGCTTCGTCAAAGACCTCGACACAACCCTGGTCAAGGAAGTCATGACCAGCCGCCGCCTGGTCACGGTGCCCGTGGGCACCACATTGGAAGACGCCAAAGAGCACCTGCACGCCAACCGGATTGAAAAACTGCTGGTGGTGGATGACAACAAGCGCCTTGCCGGGCTTATCACCATGAAGGATATCGAGAAGATCAAAAAATATCCCGACTCCTGCAAGGACGACTCCGGCCGCCTGCGCGTGGGCGGGGCCATCGGCATCGGCGCGGACTGCCTGCCGCGCGCGGAAGCGCTCCTCGAAGCCGGGGTGGACTTTCTGGTGCTGGATTCCGCCCACGGGCATTCCAAGAACGTGCTGGACGGCATCCGCGAGGTGCGCGCATCCTTCCCCAACTGCCAGCTGATCGCGGGCAACATCGCCACCTATGAGGGCGCGAAGGCCATTCTTGACGCGGGCGCGGATACGGTCAAGGTCGGCATCGGCCCCGGCTCCATCTGCACCACGCGCATCGTGGCGGGCATCGGCGTGCCCCAGGTGACGGCCGTCATCGAGGCCTCCCGCGCGGCCAGGGAAAAAGACCGCTGCCTCGTCGCGGACGGCGGCATCAAGTACTCCGGCGACGTGGTGAAAGCGCTCGCCATGGGCGCGCACTCGGTCATGATCGGGAGCCTGTTCGCGGGCAGCGAGGAAAGCCCCGGCGAAACCATCCTGTACCAGGGCCGGACGTATAAAATTTATCGCGGCATGGGATCCATCGACGCCATGAAGGAAGGCAGCTCCGACCGCTACTTCCAGGAAAAAAGCAAGAAATTCGTGCCCGAGGGCATTGTGGGCCGCGTGCCGTACAAAGGCCCTGTCAGCGACAGCTTGTACCAACTCATCGGGGGGCTCCGCTCCGGCATGGGCTACGTGGGCGCGCCGGACCTCAAAGCCCTGCGCGAAAACGTGCAGGCCGTCCAGATATCCTCCGCCGGTCTGCGGGAAAGCCACGTGCACGACGTCATCATTACCAAGGAAGCCCCCAACTACCGCGTTGAATAG